A genomic segment from Ornithorhynchus anatinus isolate Pmale09 chromosome 16, mOrnAna1.pri.v4, whole genome shotgun sequence encodes:
- the TMEM50A gene encoding transmembrane protein 50A isoform X2: protein MSGFLESLRCSECIDWGEKRNTIASVAAGILFFTGWWIIIDAAIIYPTMEEFNHSYHACGVIATIAFLMINAVSNGQVRGDSYSEGCLGQTGARIWLFIGFMLAFGSLIASMWILFGGYVVKEGWSLNSAAPKTCGSETSCGTSPA from the exons ATGTCCGGCTTCCTCGAGAGCCTGCGTTGCTCCGAATGCATCGACTGGGGAGAAAAACGCAACACCATCGCCTCTGTGGCTGCCGGAATTCTG TTTTTCACAGGCTGGTGGATCATCATCGATGCTGCCATTATTTATCCCACCATGGAGGAATTCAACCACTCGTACCATGCCTGTGGAGTCATAGCCACCATAGCTTTCCTCAT GATTAACGCGGTGTCCAATGGCCAGGTCCGGGGGGATAGCTACAGCGAAGGATGCCTGGGCCAAACCG gtgctcGCATCTGGCTCTTCATTGGTTTTATGCTCGCCTTTGGCTCCCTCATAGCATCCATGTGGATCCTCTTCGGAGGCTACGTCGTTAAAG AGGGTTGGTCTTTAAATTCGGCCGCACCGAAGACTTGTGGCAGTGAAACCTCCTGCGGAACTTCACCGGCTTAA
- the TMEM50A gene encoding transmembrane protein 50A isoform X1: MSGFLESLRCSECIDWGEKRNTIASVAAGILFFTGWWIIIDAAIIYPTMEEFNHSYHACGVIATIAFLMINAVSNGQVRGDSYSEGCLGQTGARIWLFIGFMLAFGSLIASMWILFGGYVVKEKAAVYPGIAVFFQNAFIFFGGLVFKFGRTEDLWQ; this comes from the exons ATGTCCGGCTTCCTCGAGAGCCTGCGTTGCTCCGAATGCATCGACTGGGGAGAAAAACGCAACACCATCGCCTCTGTGGCTGCCGGAATTCTG TTTTTCACAGGCTGGTGGATCATCATCGATGCTGCCATTATTTATCCCACCATGGAGGAATTCAACCACTCGTACCATGCCTGTGGAGTCATAGCCACCATAGCTTTCCTCAT GATTAACGCGGTGTCCAATGGCCAGGTCCGGGGGGATAGCTACAGCGAAGGATGCCTGGGCCAAACCG gtgctcGCATCTGGCTCTTCATTGGTTTTATGCTCGCCTTTGGCTCCCTCATAGCATCCATGTGGATCCTCTTCGGAGGCTACGTCGTTAAAG AAAAGGCAGCCGTGTATCCTGGGATTGCAGTGTTCTTCCAGAATGCGTTTATCTTTTTTGG AGGGTTGGTCTTTAAATTCGGCCGCACCGAAGACTTGTGGCAGTGA
- the RHCE gene encoding blood group Rh(CE) polypeptide isoform X2 translates to MAVLGFGFLTASLCRFSWSGLAFNLFLVAVGVQWTVLLDGFLFRFSAGKLDISLRGLLVATMSVVSMLISAGAILGQANLVQLLVMTLVEVTAFSATRWLSLEILQVETHEFMMHVHIFGAYFGLTVAWFLWKPLPKEASGKAKAANTTGLFSMLGALFLWMFWPTFNSVLLDVREAKKAVFNTYYAIAASAVTAVALSAAAHSRGKINMFHVHNATLAGGVAVGPTAHLIESPALAMVLGLLAGSISILGAGCLPACFNRVLKIHDTCGVHSTFGLPGLLGGVAYIGFNLVEASWTDFTKMGYRALLDAGSLSLAVAMSLATGVLTGLLLMLKIWKTPHVVKQFDDQAFWEFPHLAVGF, encoded by the exons ATGGCCGTGCTCGGCTTCGGCTTCCTGACGGCCTCGTTGTGCCGCTTCTCCTGGAGCGGGCTGGCCTTCAACCTCTTCCTCGTGGCCGTGGGCGTGCAGTGGACCGTCCTGCTGGACGGCTTCCTCTTTCGCTTCTCCGCCGGGAAGCTGGACATCAGCCTGCGCGG CCTCTTGGTGGCCACCATGAGTGTGGTATCCATGCTGATCTCAGCCGGGGCCATCCTGGGCCAGGCCAACCTGGTCCAGCTCCTGGTGATGACGCTGGTGGAGGTCACGGCCTTCTCCGCCACCAGATGGCTCAGCCTGGAAATCCTGCAG GTGGAGACCCACGAATTCATGATGCACGTCCACATCTTCGGGGCCTATTTTGGACTGACGGTGGCCTGGTTCCTCTGGAAGCCGCTGCCCAAGGAAGCCTCAGGGAAGGCCAAGGCAGCGAATACCACCGGCTTATTTTCCATGCTGG GCGCGCTCTTCCTCTGGATGTTCTGGCCCACCTTCAATTCGGTCCTGCTGGACGTTCGAGAGGCGAAGAAGGCCGTCTTCAACACCTACTACGCCATCGCCGCCAGCGCGGTGACCGCCGTAGCGCTCTCGGCTGCAGCGCACAGCCGAGGGAAGATCAAcatg TTCCACGTGCACAATGCGACCCTGGCGGGGGGAGTGGCCGTGGGCCCCACGGCTCACCTCATCGAGTCCCCGGCCCTGGCCATGGTCCTCGGACTCCTCGCCGGCTCCATCTCCATCCTGGGGGCCGGATGCCTACCG GCCTGTTTCAACCGAGTGCTCAAGATTCACGACACCTGCGGCGTTCACTCCACCTTCGGCCTGCCCGGGCTGCTTGGAGGCGTCGCCTATATCGGGTTTAATCTGGTGGAGGCCAGTTGGACCGATTTCACCAA GATGGGCTATCGGGCCCTGCTCGACGCGGGCAGTCTCAGTTTAGCCGTGGCTATGAGTTTGGCGACGGGCGTCCTGACGG GTTTACTTTTAATGTTGAAAATATGGAAAACACCCCATGTCGTTAAACAGTTTGATGACCAGGCCTTTTGGGAG ttcccccatctggctGTCGGATTCTAA
- the RHCE gene encoding blood group Rh(CE) polypeptide isoform X1, which produces MASKYAPSLRLFLPPWTLLLEAAFILIFAFFIAYEAPANRSKDSLEPYSAFQDVNVMAVLGFGFLTASLCRFSWSGLAFNLFLVAVGVQWTVLLDGFLFRFSAGKLDISLRGLLVATMSVVSMLISAGAILGQANLVQLLVMTLVEVTAFSATRWLSLEILQVETHEFMMHVHIFGAYFGLTVAWFLWKPLPKEASGKAKAANTTGLFSMLGALFLWMFWPTFNSVLLDVREAKKAVFNTYYAIAASAVTAVALSAAAHSRGKINMFHVHNATLAGGVAVGPTAHLIESPALAMVLGLLAGSISILGAGCLPACFNRVLKIHDTCGVHSTFGLPGLLGGVAYIGFNLVEASWTDFTKMGYRALLDAGSLSLAVAMSLATGVLTGLLLMLKIWKTPHVVKQFDDQAFWEFPHLAVGF; this is translated from the exons ATGGCTTCCAAATACGCCCCCTCGCTCCGTCTCTTTCTGCCCCCGTGGACCCTCCTCCTGGAAGCGGCTTTCATCCTCATCTTCGCGTTTTTCATCGCCTACGAGGCTCCCGCCAACAGGTCGAAGGATTCCCTGGAGCCGTACTCAG CCTTCCAGGACGTGAACGTCATGGCCGTGCTCGGCTTCGGCTTCCTGACGGCCTCGTTGTGCCGCTTCTCCTGGAGCGGGCTGGCCTTCAACCTCTTCCTCGTGGCCGTGGGCGTGCAGTGGACCGTCCTGCTGGACGGCTTCCTCTTTCGCTTCTCCGCCGGGAAGCTGGACATCAGCCTGCGCGG CCTCTTGGTGGCCACCATGAGTGTGGTATCCATGCTGATCTCAGCCGGGGCCATCCTGGGCCAGGCCAACCTGGTCCAGCTCCTGGTGATGACGCTGGTGGAGGTCACGGCCTTCTCCGCCACCAGATGGCTCAGCCTGGAAATCCTGCAG GTGGAGACCCACGAATTCATGATGCACGTCCACATCTTCGGGGCCTATTTTGGACTGACGGTGGCCTGGTTCCTCTGGAAGCCGCTGCCCAAGGAAGCCTCAGGGAAGGCCAAGGCAGCGAATACCACCGGCTTATTTTCCATGCTGG GCGCGCTCTTCCTCTGGATGTTCTGGCCCACCTTCAATTCGGTCCTGCTGGACGTTCGAGAGGCGAAGAAGGCCGTCTTCAACACCTACTACGCCATCGCCGCCAGCGCGGTGACCGCCGTAGCGCTCTCGGCTGCAGCGCACAGCCGAGGGAAGATCAAcatg TTCCACGTGCACAATGCGACCCTGGCGGGGGGAGTGGCCGTGGGCCCCACGGCTCACCTCATCGAGTCCCCGGCCCTGGCCATGGTCCTCGGACTCCTCGCCGGCTCCATCTCCATCCTGGGGGCCGGATGCCTACCG GCCTGTTTCAACCGAGTGCTCAAGATTCACGACACCTGCGGCGTTCACTCCACCTTCGGCCTGCCCGGGCTGCTTGGAGGCGTCGCCTATATCGGGTTTAATCTGGTGGAGGCCAGTTGGACCGATTTCACCAA GATGGGCTATCGGGCCCTGCTCGACGCGGGCAGTCTCAGTTTAGCCGTGGCTATGAGTTTGGCGACGGGCGTCCTGACGG GTTTACTTTTAATGTTGAAAATATGGAAAACACCCCATGTCGTTAAACAGTTTGATGACCAGGCCTTTTGGGAG ttcccccatctggctGTCGGATTCTAA
- the SYF2 gene encoding pre-mRNA-splicing factor SYF2 — protein sequence MATGATRQEVSSDSSEEERPLTEAEELAAQKRETRLRKFRELHMKRNEARRLNHQEVVEEDKRLKLPANWEAKKARLEWELQVEEKKKECAAKGEDYERVKLLEISAEDAERWERKKKRKNPDLGFSDYASAQLRQYHRLTKQIKPDMEAYEKLREEHGADFYPTSDSLLHGTHVPSQEGIDRMVSDLEKQIEKREKYSRRRPYNDDSDIDYINERNAKFNKKAERFYGKYTAEIKQNLERGTAV from the exons gTCTCCTCGGACAGCTCCGAGGAAGAGCGGCCGCTCACCGAGGCCGAGGAACTGGCCGCCCAGAAGCGAGAAACCAGGCTGAGGAAGTTCAGAGAGCTGCATATGAAGAGG AATGAAGCCCGCAGACTAAATCACCAGGAAGTCGTGGAGGAAGATAAAAGACTCAAGTTACCGGCAAACTGGGAGGCTAAGAAAGCCCGACTGGAATGGGAATTGCAagtagaagaaaagaagaag GAATGTGCAGCTAAAGGAGAGGATTACGAGCGGGTGAAGCTGTTGGAAATCAGCGCGGAAGAtgcagaaagatgggagaggaaaaagaaacgaAAGAACCCGGACCTAGGCTTTTCAG ATTACGCGTCTGCCCAGTTACGCCAGTACCACAGGCTGACCAAGCAGATCAAACCGGACATGGAAGCCTACGAGAAACTGAGGGAAGAACA CGGCGCAGATTTCTATCCGACGTCCGACAGTCTCCTTCACGGAACCCACGTGCCGTCCCAGGAGGGAATTGATAGGATGGTTTCAGACCTGGAAAAACA AATCGAAAAGCGGGAGAAGTACAGCCGGAGGCGTCCGTACAATGACGATTCCGATATCGATTACATTAACGAAAGAAATGCCAAATTCAATAAGAAGGCGGAAAGGTTCTACGGGAAGTATACAGCTGAAATCAAACAGAATCTGGAAAGAGGAACAGCTGTGTAG
- the TMEM50A gene encoding transmembrane protein 50A isoform X3, whose translation MRKWRPGEKPEKCPASSRACVAPNASTGEKNATPSPLWLPEFWINAVSNGQVRGDSYSEGCLGQTGARIWLFIGFMLAFGSLIASMWILFGGYVVKEKAAVYPGIAVFFQNAFIFFGGLVFKFGRTEDLWQ comes from the exons atgaggaaatggagacccggagag aaacctGAAAAATGTCCGGCTTCCTCGAGAGCCTGCGTTGCTCCGAATGCATCGACTGGGGAGAAAAACGCAACACCATCGCCTCTGTGGCTGCCGGAATTCTG GATTAACGCGGTGTCCAATGGCCAGGTCCGGGGGGATAGCTACAGCGAAGGATGCCTGGGCCAAACCG gtgctcGCATCTGGCTCTTCATTGGTTTTATGCTCGCCTTTGGCTCCCTCATAGCATCCATGTGGATCCTCTTCGGAGGCTACGTCGTTAAAG AAAAGGCAGCCGTGTATCCTGGGATTGCAGTGTTCTTCCAGAATGCGTTTATCTTTTTTGG AGGGTTGGTCTTTAAATTCGGCCGCACCGAAGACTTGTGGCAGTGA